In the Mya arenaria isolate MELC-2E11 chromosome 11, ASM2691426v1 genome, one interval contains:
- the LOC128209324 gene encoding D(2)-like dopamine receptor isoform X1: MILSTMSNLGNTTTATTAALTPTEDIPTANRVIEGIVLSLVICVSVIGNLSLWIVVLRSRALRTLTSMFILGLSTADLLVATVNMPLTVYTIVMGEWNLGYNACVLAGFVNMLTLVTSVMSLCNISLNRYVMVCHPSKFKDIYTVRNAVLMIIGVVTVSTFLSIPPLIGWSEYVYTPTHSFCFADWVNHMSYAFFMIGCCFGIPFSVMTVCNIRIVRSVRFSRLRVKTNSRNLNSSEINDSYFRRTRHTTLRSDGCTFYEDKNVASFDNSSFKLCGNQSLNSKGKIYESIEKDISIIEIDEEIQILDRETNKQTDEIEKCDNYINDSNQSMTKESNEIMTDGEEMVVVEKIFDAMIESDDKLIETIPDKTSTESMFQSKPLVNKINVEMNKSKTSNTQSLNDQNTSPSVKDSSLAHPPWKSTVEQFIQHPSPRPISPEPSSDTSIKIRPSSSVSVNPSRPFSMRQTPPFRRREELRLALSLTVVVVVFVICWLPYCISMILSIFASGKVPREFHMFTLLIGYANSGCNPIIYGVMNKRFKVGFERLFCFWRKSIDSSISSA, encoded by the exons ATGATTTTGAGCACTATGAGTAATTTAGGAAATACTACCACTGCGACGACAGCAGCATTGACGCCGACAGAAGATATTCCTACGGCAAATAGAGTAATAGAAGGAATTGTTCTTAGTTTAGTGATCTGTGTGAGCGTCATTGGAAACCTGTCCCTCTGGATTGTGGTCCTCCGATCCCGGGCGCTAAGGACATTGACCAGCATGTTTATTCTTGGTCTGTCCACTGCAG ATTTACTGGTTGCGACAGTGAACATGCCCTTGACCGTGTACACCATAGTGATGGGAGAATGGAACCTTGGATACAACGCATGCGTACTAGCAGGGTTTGTCAACATGCTGACCTTAGTTACAAGCGTCATGTCGCTATGCAACATTTCTCTTAATAGATATGTCATGGTCTGCCACCCATCGAAGTTCAAGGACATCTATACAGTTCGAAATGCTGTGCTCATGATAATAG gtgTGGTCACCGTGTCTACATTTCTGTCAATACCGCCACTTATTGGTTGGTCAGAGTATGTGTATACGCCAACTCATTCGTTCTGCTTCGCTGATTGGGTGAACCACATGTCATATGCCTTCTTTATGATTGGTTGCTGCTTTGGGATACCGTTCAGTGTTATGACCGTGTGTAATATACGTATAGTCCGTTCAGTTCGGTTTAGTCGACTCAGAGTAAAGACCAATTCGCGAAATTTAAACTCGTCGGAGATTAATGATTCCTATTTTCGAAGAACTCGACACACCACACTCAGGAGCGATGGTTGTACTTTTTACGAAGACAAAAATGTAGCTAGTTTCGATAATTCTTCATTCAAACTATGTGGGAACCAGAGTTTGAACTCAAAAGGTAAAATTTATGAAAGCATCGAAAAAGATATATCAATCATTGAAATTGATGAAGAAATTCAAATTCTCGACAGAGAAACTAACAAACAAACcgatgaaattgaaaaatgtgatAACTATATAAATGACTCAAATCAAAGCATGACTAAGGAATCAAACGAAATAATGACGGATGGTGAAGAGATGGTTGTAgtggaaaaaatatttgatgcaATGATAGAATCAGACGACAAACTTATAGAAACCATACCAGACAAAACTTCTACGGAGTCAATGTTTCAGTCAAAACCACTAGTGAACAagataaatgttgaaatgaacaaaagtaAAACTTCTAATACTCAAAGTCTAAACGATCAAAATACAAGTCCGTCGGTAAAAGACAGTTCTTTGGCACATCCACCTTGGAAATCAACAGTGGAACAGTTTATTCAACATCCTAGTCCTCGGCCAATATCACCTGAACCTTCATCCGATACGTCCATAAAAATACGACCCTCTAGTTCAGTATCTGTCAATCCGTCAAGACCCTTTTCCATGCGCCAAACACCACCGTTTCGTAGAAGGGAGGAATTGCGGCTAGCATTATCACTTActgttgttgtagttgtgtttGTTATATGCTGGTTGCCTTATTgtatatcaatgatattgtccATATTTGCAAGTGGTAAAGTTCCAAGAGAGTTTCATATGTTCACCTTGTTGATAGGTTATGCAAATAGCGGATGTAATCCCATTATTTACGGCGTTATGAACAAGCGATTTAAGGTCGGCTTTGAACGTCTGTTTTGTTTCTGGCGTAAATCAATCGACTCTTCAATAAGTAGTGCATAG
- the LOC128207848 gene encoding male-specific sperm protein Mst84Db-like, translating into MSVGNLCESFISLCVPNISLCGPCISLSEPSIRLCEPCISLCEPCNSLCEPCISLCETCISLCEPCISLCEPSISLCEPCISLCEPFINLCEPCISLCEPCISLCDPCISLCEPCISLCEP; encoded by the exons ATGTCAGTGGGCAA TCTGTGTGAGTCGTTTATCAGTCTATGTGTGCCGAATATCAGTCTGTGTGGGCCGTGTATCAGTCTGTCTGAGCCGAGTATCAGACTGTGTGAGCCATGTATCAGTCTGTGTGAGCCGTGTAACAGTCTGTGTGAGCCTTGTATCAGTCTGTGTGAGACGTGTATCAGTCTGTGTGAGCCGTGTATCAGTCTGTGTGAGCCGAGTATCAGTCTATGTGAGCCGTGTATCAGTCTGTGTGAGCCGTTTATCAATCTATGTGAGCCGTGTATCAGTCTGTGTGAGCCGTGTATCAGTCTGTGTGATCCCTGTATCAGTCTGTGTGAGCCGTGTATCAGTCTGTGTGAGCCGTGA